The Deinococcus detaillensis genome has a window encoding:
- a CDS encoding HD domain-containing phosphohydrolase has translation MLPLFPHASVHPFDRVEDVIFTLDAHERLTFVNAFALNAWGKESHELLGRIYQDALPTKAQPEVMAAFRHVLSTQQRTELEVFGDRHQGWIGLIIYPDQGGLTVHVRPLPRSTGSNTHTDFDALTGCLTRSAFAQAQRTLTFPHVLAILDLNLLKSVNTLRGHSGGDAHIRTVAHALREALPAGALICRWGGDEFVILTPGHDQAALQKLLDETNSALPGPMPNILAFTIGIALWEAETVYERAFAIADEHMQLRKERLKEVTPGQREADSFVTFSQELEAIHDPGDLIQHALNRLLSVLNFDQAAYAIIDGNEAFFSQQALSEGVPAPQPALNVRVPLTEAGLIDTAQRTRTTAWSTDYPSTSDNMAIMVVQGVKSAVVTPVFSHGQVAAVIVLRAVNRWQTITPQMRKIMELTALRLEHALELRRAVGEVRSTLEAGMLTLGIVLEARDFETSGHTHRAAIMAAQLGEQLDLNTTDLHHLRQGAYLHDLGKLCVPDQILRKPGKLTPEEWTTMQSHVVQGHDLAARIAGLSAETLGVIRSHHERWDGSGYPDGLAGTAIPLNARIFAVCDVYDALISQRPYKAAWSHEAAILEIERQSGHHFDPDVVRAFLGLMGRAVNFQIEPTGSQESGHP, from the coding sequence ATGCTTCCCCTCTTCCCGCACGCCAGCGTGCACCCGTTCGACCGGGTGGAAGACGTCATCTTCACCCTCGACGCCCATGAGCGCTTGACCTTCGTGAACGCCTTCGCCCTGAACGCCTGGGGAAAAGAATCTCACGAATTGCTCGGGCGGATCTACCAGGACGCCCTCCCGACGAAAGCCCAGCCTGAAGTCATGGCCGCTTTCAGGCATGTTCTGTCCACTCAACAGCGTACCGAACTGGAAGTGTTCGGTGATCGCCACCAGGGATGGATCGGCCTGATCATCTACCCGGATCAGGGCGGTCTGACCGTGCATGTCCGGCCACTTCCCAGAAGCACCGGAAGTAACACTCATACCGACTTCGACGCGCTGACTGGCTGCCTCACGCGCAGCGCTTTCGCACAGGCGCAGCGCACCTTGACCTTTCCCCACGTCCTGGCCATCCTCGACCTGAATCTGCTGAAAAGCGTCAACACCCTGCGCGGACACAGCGGCGGAGACGCTCACATCCGTACCGTCGCACACGCATTAAGGGAAGCGTTGCCTGCGGGGGCCTTGATCTGCCGATGGGGCGGAGACGAGTTCGTGATCCTCACGCCTGGCCATGACCAGGCAGCGCTCCAGAAGCTGCTGGATGAGACGAACAGTGCGTTGCCGGGTCCGATGCCGAACATCCTGGCGTTCACCATCGGCATAGCCCTTTGGGAAGCCGAGACGGTTTATGAGCGTGCGTTCGCTATCGCTGACGAACACATGCAACTCCGGAAAGAGCGGCTCAAGGAAGTCACCCCAGGCCAGCGCGAAGCCGACTCCTTCGTGACGTTCTCTCAGGAACTCGAGGCCATTCATGACCCTGGCGACCTGATTCAGCACGCCCTGAACCGACTGCTGAGCGTGCTCAACTTCGATCAGGCCGCCTACGCCATTATCGATGGCAACGAAGCCTTCTTCTCCCAGCAGGCCCTCAGCGAGGGCGTTCCGGCTCCACAACCGGCCCTAAATGTCCGGGTGCCCCTCACCGAGGCTGGCCTGATCGACACGGCCCAGCGCACACGGACGACGGCGTGGAGCACCGACTACCCGAGCACCTCGGACAACATGGCGATTATGGTGGTACAAGGCGTCAAGAGTGCCGTCGTCACGCCTGTCTTCAGTCATGGACAGGTCGCTGCTGTCATCGTCCTGCGTGCCGTGAACCGCTGGCAGACCATCACGCCGCAGATGCGCAAGATCATGGAACTCACCGCGCTGCGCCTGGAGCACGCTCTCGAACTCCGCCGCGCGGTCGGTGAAGTCCGCTCGACCCTGGAGGCGGGCATGCTGACGCTCGGCATCGTCCTCGAAGCCAGGGATTTCGAGACCAGTGGCCACACCCACCGCGCCGCCATCATGGCGGCGCAGCTCGGCGAGCAGCTCGACCTGAACACCACCGACCTCCACCACCTGCGACAAGGAGCCTACCTGCACGACCTCGGGAAACTCTGCGTCCCAGATCAGATCCTGAGGAAACCCGGCAAGCTCACGCCGGAAGAATGGACGACCATGCAGAGCCACGTTGTCCAGGGACACGACCTGGCCGCCCGGATCGCCGGACTCTCTGCGGAAACGTTGGGTGTCATCCGCTCTCACCATGAGCGTTGGGACGGCAGCGGTTACCCGGATGGTCTTGCTGGAACAGCCATTCCCCTGAATGCGCGGATTTTCGCGGTGTGCGACGTGTACGACGCTTTGATCAGCCAACGGCCATACAAGGCGGCTTGGAGTCACGAGGCCGCCATCTTGGAGATCGAACGGCAGTCGGGTCACCACTTTGATCCGGACGTTGTCCGTGCGTTTCTGGGCTTGATGGGACGAGCCGTGAACTTTCAGATTGAGCCGACTGGCAGTCAGGAATCAGGGCATCCCTGA